Part of the Mya arenaria isolate MELC-2E11 chromosome 8, ASM2691426v1 genome, GACGAATGACAACAAAACTAGCAATGACACACCACCTAACTGCAGCGATGCTCAGCAATGTCCTTATATAACtgaaattatgttgaaaaaggaccaaacaaaagcaaacaaacctgtaccaaactaaaaaaaaataaaaaattcccGACCTACCCTACCTTTTCTTTGGGACCATGTTACCCGAAccacacattttatttatttaggccTAAGCAGCCACTGGTGCCAGACATTGTTATGCAATATTacataatgtttttaatgacaCTTATGATGATTAGAttataacctacatttacagTCAAAGAAATCATATAATTTCAAAGAAGTACCATGCATTATTGTCTTTATGGTTCAGGGCTTTTTTCTATAgtaccaaaattatgatttttttatgcaaatcTTTTTACCTGTGCTGGTTCATttaacatcctaataaattctGTGATGGGAGTAATTGCATTCAGAGATCATTGATTtccatcacattcagagatcaatatgaaatattatctgtcatgattttaATAAcagatttattgcaatagatatttacaccccaaggattgatatttcaggtATTTTAGGTCTTTTGAAAGGGAAATgaactaatatttaataatttccttaTATGCAGGTGACTAAAAAGCTTGTTctataattgtaaaatttccAAATTTAGGCATATTTCGTGACGCaaatttttcacaaaatatctagggtctttttcccaaaattggCAGAAAAAGCCTTGTGGTTATTAAGTGCTGTTATATGTCAAGACATCACAATTTGGTCCAATAAATCCAAGTCACGCTCACCTCTTTATTATTCAGATTTTACACAATGTGTTTGACTTATTACTAAGGTAATGATCTTACTTCACTTCAGTTATACAGTAATTATTGGAACCAAAATATCATTGCCCCTTGTCCTTGTCTtccaaataagaaatattttcggaaaaatataaaatcacattaaaatagCTGTTATAATAGCAATCAGAAGACAGCTAATGGGATTTACCAAATTACTGTATTACTGGTACTGAAAATTGATCTcaatgaagttatttttttagttatctTTCAAcagtcttgttttaattttgttaaatgtatttcagaCCCTCAGTTTGTTTTGCACAAGTTCGTCATGGGCACAGTCGTACACCCCCACGTCACAACAAAGCCCCCTGGCTTGTGAAGAAGAAAACGAGTCCACTAGAGCATGACTTAACCCCGGAAAGCAAGGCGTTTCTGAGGCAGGCGGCATTGTTTAAGTACAAAAACACAACTCCGAGTCCGCTCAGAGATGAACCATGGGAGAGAAATTCGTTCACACCAAAGTTAGTTCACCATATTACAATTACTAGGTTTTGTTATTATCTTGCACAAGCTTTAACCATGGCAAtagctaaaaaaaaaatcaaaacattcaaagcAATATAATCAAaggaaacttggtacacatgttgcctgggacaatatgtacatgttgcCTGGGACAATATGTACATGCACAGCAAGGCCAACAACTCTTGCTTTAGTAATTGTTGAGTTTAGCCCCTTTGTTTTACCATTTATACCCGGtagtacatttttatttatttacttgttgTTTGAACGGAATTAAGCCTAAAGTGTtcttaaatctgcactctcacagattgaacggtttgacaacttttttatttattgtcttggaacaagccaattttagcaaaaatccatggaaaccagtaataaaagactgctgacaaaacattatattgcagatttatatatttaagttaaaaaattgatgttttatgcatttttcttaaaccattagtaacagtttaagccataaaacattgattttcaaatggaaatatgaaaatctgcgatctgatcatttgtcagcaatcttttatcattgtttttcagatatttacacaaaaaaattggtctttccaagacaaaatataaaaaagttgtataaatggtatatctgtgagagtgcagcttttacaATAAAAGTAACATAAATTGTCAGCTTAGTGAAAGACagttgaaattatatatttttacatcaacctatattgtgcacctatggtattgtttttttgtcaaaaattgaGAAGggcttgatttttttcttaacagtAATTGTTTTCCATTATAATTATAGAATATTTCTGTTACAATCTTCAAATGCAAGTTTGATGTCCTTTCACTTCTTTCAGTACGAGACGGACAGGGGTGATAGGAATAAAAATTGGAGTCATTCCACAGTGGAAGAGAGATGGAACAAAGATACTGTGCCAGCTAGTTCAAGTAtgaataatttgcattattttcttgGAAGTTTATCAAAATGGTCATTGTAGGTTAACTGTGGCAAGATTTCTATTACGtgacaaataaattataaaataatctgTTTCTTTTTGagaattttctttttatatcccTCACAGAAAAAACTTAATTTTTGAGTAGcagaatatgaaataaatcgtTATCTTTACAAATAAGTAAGGATTAACTGATATAAGTATTGTCATTAGCAAGAGTAAATGAAgatttgaaacttggtacacatgttcattATTCATATTATAAGATTGTCTGGTTAAAATGATGATTCAGTCATGTCTTTGCCACCTTCATTAAATCAGTGATTTTTGGCATTTGTAACATATGTGGTGCATTTATCAGACATTAAAAAAGACTCGCAGCCTTACCAGCTGGGAAACTCAGTATAACACTTGTTGTTTGGCGGGAGTAAATTTGGCAAAAACGTTACCAGTCACACTGGCTGGATCAGATaaggtttttttcaaatgctgtTGCCTCTCATGGTTAGAGCATTAATAACTTATTGCCCAATCCCCTGgcataaattgaaaattgcaaataaatatgtttgaactgACAAATGCTTGTTTTAGAGCCCTTGTTATGAAGAAATGACAACCCCTGAGCATTAATGCTACCACTGTAAACTCTTTCTATATCTTCtgtgttaacatttatttaaggttGTTGATAACCATGTGATACGATACACACCTCCGGAGCAATATGAGAAATCCCTTGGTTTCAACCCCCACTGGCGAGGGAAAGGATTTGGTTCTGTTGTCGTGGGAGCCTTAAGCTGTACACCCTTCAATGTAagtgaatttcatttttaaatgccCGTTTATAGAAGGGGcatatttaatactttaataatattttaatactccTGCGGCAATCATTAACTTTAGATGCAAATTGTTCATTCATTACTAAATTCGGTcaaatgtgtatgggcataatatctcagACAAGTTCAATTACCAGCCACATTGCTCAATTCACTAGAGAGTTATCATCCTTAAATTATGGAATTTCTTAAATCAATCTTGTTTGTATATGAAAGTGCATATTCCTTgacaaagataattttaaatctTTAGCTGGTGTAtatttaaagagaaaaaaaggTCAAGGTACAATGTCTTGTCATATCTTGGGTGTCATTGTAATTGTCAATGGTTTCTGCGTCATTGCTGTTgtgcaaaaacattaacattatcacTTATCCAAAACAATTCACGATATTTAAATGATACTTGGTTCACATGTTGCCAGatacaatatgcacatgtacagcaaaCCCCCTAATTCTGTCCTAAATGATTGTTGCTTTTCCAAAAAAACAGCAGGACTGATATGGTGTAAGCTCTGCACCTCTCTCAGCTTTATTTTGAGTACATAATATTGTGGTAACACTTTTTCTGTTCAACGTTTGTGGACATGTGCATCATGGTTGTGTTCTACAgtttgttttaaagtgacactcttatttaaaatcaatacataaacatgtaaatcgaaaatcaattttgactgataaaccttttacttcttactaaataatgcatttatggaaaaaataattactgatcaaaagattgtaaccgtgaatttaatagcagaaagcgctaaaatattaaatgattggtgaatgctaaaagatttactgtgatctgcTATAGTCtcctaaggtagaaataccgtgttttgtgcacatttctttcaaatgaaacttggtatccttcataagaaccattgttctcgacatttattaatcctttttggaatattaaaacaatattattaattgtggtaaatcttatttgggagtaagagtgcatctttaagagcTGCGTACACAAGCCTTATcctcaatacattttttttttgtaaagcaCAATTTATGAAACCATATACAAACCTGTATGAGGAGGCAAGAGTCCAATCAACACACAAGGATAGAAGGTCATGTCCTAGCATTTGTTAACCTTTCTTTCACAGTTCACAAAAGCGTACACAAACCTGTTCCTAGAGGCCGGTGTTCCTCCTAAGAGGATCATGTCCAGATTCTGGATCACACCAGACGCAGCTGTTCAACCAGGTAAAGAATAAGTCTATATTACAAGCGCGCGTCTATATTGATAACCTCATTTTGTTCAGAGGATTTAGGGATGGGGATGGGGGGAGGAGGCAGATATTAGCTCTAGTGGGTCCCTTGTCCCCACCCCACTGCTGGTCCATACAAAAATATTGTGTAACACTGAtggtttttattgttttggttTCATCATGCAAAACCCTACATAATGACATTAATTAGAGCCATTTAAGATGATTAAAGATTTTTACTTGAAAGCAACCTTGGAGTAACTGAAAAAAGTCCAGTTGGTGTCTCTGACTTGATCATCACCTACTTGGAGCATCAAGGTCTAATGATTACAATACATCATACATGCTCAAATAGGCTTTAGTATctgtattgtttaattcattatatattGTACCTTGTGTTGAGTGTATTacaaccattatatattttcattttgacgTTGCATTATTTCATCCTACTAATTTAGCGTCAAACTGTCGAAActgaaaaaatcttaatttttaaaatcaatgtgtCTATGATTACcgtaaaaaatatcaaagactCCCATAATGAAGTTTCCTAAACTTTCAtaacttttgtgttttcaaTAGCAACTCATGTAAGAGCCTGTATTTGTTACGGTTTAAATGCTACACATGTTAATGTTTCAGGTACACCTTTATCTGTGATGCATTTCAAACCTGGAGATTATGTGGATGTGTCGGCGAAAACGTATGTCTTGTGTTTGATTTACCATTGAGCATTCTTTATTGAAACACATGGTTTTGAATGCAGTTTTACACTGTAGTTTGATATTAAAGGGACTACACACCAGATGGTGctaaaatcggcaaatacagtatttcctaaACACAAGCATAGCACTGTCAATATGAGCTAGTATAAGGCTGATACAtcatttgacatgtttaaaagaataaatgcaacaatcatgttgctgtctcagctTAATTTCCCTGTTAAATGTAGCCAATAATggttttcaagtttaaaaaagcaCAGAATGTTTTTTCCAAACACCTTGAAGTCTGAGTCATGTGATTAATTCATACACAAAACTGCCAATAAGCATTTTAGCCACTCACTGTCATATTCAGCAGATTTAACCTCTTTCAAAGGTTTAAATCATCAATGTCATCTCTGATGTTGATCTGTTGTGCTCTGTGTCTACATAGTTTAGCAGCTGCAGTATTCCCCTTCCTTGCAATGTCTGTTCTTCCAAGAAGCCATGAAATGTGTATattaagcatgtgaaagtcCCATTATgagttcaaataaataaaccgacgctattttttaacttaatggATTTTAGTGGTAGACAACCACAGTAAATTTCCAATTGATAAAATGCCTAAAAATTGCAAAAGATGCActcatgtgtcgtaagcgacgggatacatcagtaagtaagatttaatgtgttgtaaacaacgatattaattttatgtagttttttgacaatttcttattCTTTCGTGCATAttatatcatctggtgtctagtccctttaaaagaaaacaattttgtctataaaatataaaaaaatgacatgttttttttacataaagaaTTAGTAGTAATTGTTTGAAAAGGAAAAATACACAGGTTAGACTTCTATAGAGTGGTCTTGTGGCTTAGCCATCCGGCTCTCTTCCAAGAGGCCATGGGTTCAATCTCAACCAGAAGAATGCTCTCTTAGCCTCTCACAAATGAACCAGTACTGGTTTAGGACCTGAGAGTTGTTCATTTCAGCTGAGAGCTATGGTCACAatcaagatatatattttttagtatAATTAACTGGAAAAAGTAGCATCGGGCACCTGCTTCAATTCTATGTCATTCCAGTTTCTTGCAATTAAATGTGCAACCCTTGTATCAATAGTTTGAATTTTGCTGTTACTCAAAACGCactatgtatatttatagtctGTGAAAAATAAGCTATCTTTGCAAGGGATTGAACCAGTGTTGCTGGATTGCCAGCCTATTTTCAAAACCACTTGACAACTTTTGACAGCGACATTTTCACTTCAATTTCACCTATAAATTGCTACTTACTTTACAGATAAAAGACAAACATTGACAATGGCTTGAGGTgctgacattttatttttcacacGGTCTTTAggactattttttatatattttcagtgtGGCTCGAGGCTTCCAAGGAGTCGTAAAGAGATGGGGGTACAAGGGCGGTCCCGCTTCACACGGTGCAACCAAGTTCCACCGGAAACCCGGGTCAATGTCCGCAGGGGTATGTGACTATAGTTTTACTCTCATGACATTGTTAATATGATCCTGGAGTAGCCCTAAGCTCAAAGAGTGATGAAGAGATTGAGTTGCAAGGGTGGTCTAACCTCACGCAGTGCATCCTAAATTTCACTGTGAACACGGGTCAGTGTCAGCCGAGTAGGTGACTTGTGATTTTTACTTAGTTCAAGGAGTCATGAAGAGATTGAGTTTCAAAAGGGTTTTAGCCTCACACGGTGGAACCAATTTCCACCAGAAACCCAGGTCAATGTCCGCAGGGGTAGTCGACTGTAACTCTTACTTTCATGACATCGTTATTATGATCCTAGGGTGACCCTAAGTTTAAAGAATCATGAATATATGAGGTTAAAAGGGCGGACCAGCCTCACACAATGCATCCTAGTTTCACAGGAATTTAAGACTCAATGCGGCCAGCTTATCAATGCACATATTGTTCAATTGCCCTTTCGAACAGGAAGTGGTATTTCTGAGTAGTTGTAATATCTATTTTAATACTAATAACTTTATTGGTAAATTCAAAGGCAATGTTTATTGGatattgtatttgatattgCTTCATTTGCTTGTAAAGAAATCAATTCATTATGTGGCACTCACAGGCGGGAATGAAAATTAGATGTTTTTATATCTGGCCTTCAATCATATGACACCACGAACCTTAAACGTAATCTCCTTTTATCCTGTTTACAGAAGCAGACCGGTATGTGGAAGGGAACCAAGATGCCGGGGCTGATGGGGAACCGGTGGAGAATCACCAAGGGGATTAAGGTAGTGTAGATTAACATGGAGGATaattgttgttgatgatgttgatatatgctcaaattttgtctttgaagtccacaattttgaaatgcattacTAAACAccattcaacaaaaggctgttgtgTGATTAGTTGATTAACACCGGATGCTagcaatgttttcaataaagttTAGGTTTCTGTCAGCTTAGTATGATTCCCTGTGGGAGAGtcagttgtttttcttatattttcttgactgtaccggTGTGTGTTTTCACTATTTAAAACCAGgttgatatttttatacttcagtgattttttttcgccAATTTTGGTACcaaagattaaaaaaattgGCAAAACATGTCCCTTTCAATATATATCTCGTTTTCAGATTTGGCGTATCAATACAAAGCTGAACATTCTGTACCTGGGCACGGGTTGTCCTGGACCTCACCATGGTTATATGCGAATCTACGACACCGGACTTCGCCATCGCCAGGAAACACGGGAAGAGAGACTCGGGCCCGTTGTCATGCCAACATTCTATAAGGACGATATAAAGGAGGATATTCCCGAAAACATCTATGATGACGAGCTGTTTAATTTTGGTGATACTACTATACAGTTCACTGAGGAGAAAGAAAACTGATGTGAACGCGCTTTGATTAGATGAAAGAATTAATTGAAGAGTGTCTTCATTCATATAGTTTGCTTGcgagaaaatgattttaatggGAGATTTGTAGTTTGGCGATGGAATTTATGCTATGTGTTCAACTACATTTATAAAAGTTGTCAACTTTAAAGGAGAaatttaatgcaattgtttaaaGGTGAATGGATTTATAGTTCATTTGAGAGGATGCTTTGTCTTAGTGCACAGCAAGCATTTTAAGAGtcattatatatatagaaacaGATCATTTGCACTCATGAATAATTTGGTTGATATGCAAGTTTCTGATTTTGAAAGATGTAGTTGAAgaagtaaaatatttgttttggtatGAAATAtctaagaaataaaaaagttattccatatatgtgttattagctcgtctgttttcaAGGAAAAAGTCCCAGCCCAAATATCACATAAATACTTAATTCAAATCTTAACTAATTTTTCCACATAAATGCATAGTATGATTAAAATTTATGTATGTTCTAGctatttttaatcatgtattttcTCATAAGATGTGATGATTGGAGACTTTTGTCAATGTTCAAAGGAAACTAGTCTAGAGCAAAAgatatacttgagtaattgaTATAACCACATCAGTTATATTTTTGCTGTAGAATATGTTTTCTTTGGAATTTTCATCTAagattttaatcaacatattctttgagagattttgcttttaaaaagcgaaaataacatatgatatttttaaattataaacctTTGATGTTTTGCgttaaaatgagttgagatttaGATTTGACATAGGTATTTTTGTGATAATTGTAGCCAGGTTTGAGTGACAGCGTTTTAGGTGCTGTAATGCAAAACTTTTAACGTTATCCATAGGTATAAAAATGACACACATATATGCCAAAATGTAACACATTACACATGCATGTATAGCAAAGCCTTTatctctggctttaataattgttgggtTATGTCTCTTGTTCCAAGGGTTAAAAACTGGTGAACGTTGACCAAAGTTCGCTCCATGGCAGTCTTGATTTATTTACGGCTATCACTAAGGTATCTTAACTGCGTTTATGCTATTGAGAAACTACATTGTTAATATCTTACGTATACAGTAATATATGATACGTCTTCTACAGTTTGTGTTTCTAAATTTGTGTTAATAAACCAAGGTTTTTAGGCCCATTTAATTTTTCCATGTCAGTTCTGTAACTTTCAGTTCTGTCATCCAGGGAAGGATTTTAAGATTACTATGcacatgtgtttaaaaaataaagaaggtGTGTCGTATGCAAGACCCACGTCCCTACCACAAAGGTCATGGCCACTGGTTTATCGtcatggaatgctgcatatatgcatatacaatGTAGTTCGTCGTATCCAACTTTGTTTGGCACAgtgggattttaaaataaatttacccATGTGTTCGGTATATAACGGCGATATGTCGAGTGCAAGACCACGGACCTATGGCAAGACTCATGACCCTtcctcaaagttcaaggtcacactaagagCTTGATGAGAGACTTTGTCATGCATGGcgggattttaaaattacttagCAAATTTATCTGGTAATGAAAATGTGGCGCGTGCAAGACCCTACCAAAAAGTTCAAGGACTCACTTAAAGTTTAATCATGTTTGAATTCTGCCTAGTAGACAGTAAAGTATTGTTGCTCGTGTGTGGGCAATAACTAAGTCACGCATGgaaggattttaaaattacttggcaCATTTATATGGTACATAACGTGTCGCTTGCAAGACCAAAAAGTTCAAGGACTCACTTAgagtttaatcattatggaatgcttcatatatattatatacacatacatagaATATAGCTGGTCTGTCCGGGCAGTACCTTTGTCTTTCACGCATATATTTTAAGATTACTTTGCATATTTGTTTGGTACATAAGGACGatgtgtcgggtgcaagaccaTTGTCTCTACATCTTACTGAATCACTCTTCCACACTTGGACGTGAACCATCAATTAAAGCGGCTAGCACATGCTTTAATATAGTTTATGACTCCGTTTCCAGAATGTAGGTGTATATTTAATGGCATAATCCATTGCACTGGATTGCACTTCGGGGGTATTCGTCAATTACTGTGACAGTTCTTGTTCGATTTTCTTTACGGTAAGTTTACTTCGtatgatgtaaacaaaaaacgaaaaaaagCTAACCAATCGGAGCACCTCGAccagtaatttcaatttagcaagTAGGCATAAAGACTTAAGTCTAAAAAATCTTAATTCTTTATGCAATTTACCTTTCAGTAggaatcaatttgaactgagttaaacattttaacGCGTTAAGatattacaattaattaatttaattagtATTAATTGTACGTATTTCTTTTACGAGGGGTGATTcagaattacgtggacttcttacatattttctatatttttcgtctaaatcatttaaaaattgaagAATATCTTATTCAAAGTGTTCTGCATTGCCGATACTCCGATGTTGTTGTCGATGAGGTGTTCCGATTAAAGTACAACCCATACACAGGGAACAGTGtgtgaataccacgtgataaattgcgtcataaatgctgcGTCGGAAGGTAatatttgggaaaaaaacaaagataactttactattcgttcagcattttaaatgaaacatagcacagtctacgccgcttacggagccatGCCTTCAGTctttttaccagagtttgattgagagtttagtttcataaagcacttcgacaaaccttttcacacagtacggccgtctgacggagcactgtcaaaacattattttggaaacaggtttgtcgaagtgtttgatgaaattaaTGATCTTATCAAACTTCGATAATAAagcaaatgcggggctctttaagcgttttagactgccctttgtttcatttaaaatggtgtagtaaaagaaaagttagctttgatttaagtcttcattttaaaataagcaaaatgttgcattccgacgtagcatatagaACGTAATTTATACTGGGGAAcaccaaacaaacattcaaaaacacGATGTTCCATGATGCATAACCTACAgaatttgaagatatttttcacaacattatatgcattatttaatcGTCTTTCGAACGCCTgtacacatttaaatgttttactttcagATTTCAAGGTCATTGAAAACCATACTCCCATAGatctttctttaaaataggtTTGTCAGTTTATGATTGTATAATTAGGACAATAAAATGATCTGACAATGAATCTGCCATTGTTTTATATAGCAGAAATATTCAATTACGTATTATCCTTGCATGGAAAATGTCTAACAAGAAATTTATTGCATGCGTAAAGATGATTGGCATGTGATTAGCATTTAGCAGACAAGTTGTATATTGCAAACGCTGGGCaaatcattcggagctcctcggccatttttatcgaaaacaatgtatgtcagtacatcagttgaagtagttcgcaaacttttgaattatatcattatttaaatttagtgttttagagttgtattcattgatctaagtttaaattgaataccagtgaattgtattattgcaaacataataaagattccCTAGAgataagtcataaagtttaactgctaaataaaattactaagcgatctacttgcagcgatcttaaacgtaccactttttgagtatgtaaaccgtccaaatacaccCGAGGtcgttttcgataaaaatgaccgaggagttccgaatgtgtgCAGATACGCGGTCATAACTGAAAAACGTTTAAGTGATTGAAATGAGCCTTGGCCTGTATAGTGCACacgttgccagagacaatatgcgcatattaaaggcctagtttaatccatctttaagtgacccccccccccaaaaaaaaaaaaaaagaaagaaagaaaacgaacaaaaaaataacaataatctGTGTATTGACATACTAGTACacgacgataagtgtattgcatatattagtgagcaaataaatgcatttataaataaataagtacagATTTATAACAGGGCGTACTTGAAGCATTTAATTTTTGAACGCCGTACGAACGCACACAAGAGCGAGCTATGGATATGTGGAAATCTTCCAATAGCTCAGTCTCCGTATGTAACATGGGGTGTGAGCGGGAGGAGTGCATCCTGCCACTCAGACTTTTTAATTCCATTcattaaatacataataaacatttctatctATGAAAGACAGCTTTATAATTCACTTACCTTTGTGTCAGGCGCAAGCTATCGCTCAAACCTAGGCACAAAGTTACCTAAATGTTGGACTTGGTTCGGACAGTTTAGCGATTGATTTTTTAGGGAAATGTAGGACAAAATAAAACTCAATCGCTAGACAAAAATAATGGTTGGACTGGCCGGAACCGAAGTCCAAATTTCAGGAGCAATGTAGTAATATCATCGactatatcatcatcatcatcatcatcatcatcggcgCACGATCACTGGACCTCTCAGTAAAAAATACCgttaaaattgttcattttaattgggactcaaatgatatttcttgaACCGACGTGCTAatgtcaatcaaacaatcacaCTATATACAACCTTTTGTTGAATTGCATTAGTAACGCATTTAAACATTGTAGACTTTAAAGACAATGTTTGAGCATATATCAGCATTTGAAACatagtgagatacaagagatccggatGCGATTCCCTAGCTCTTTGccaagagacctcttggttctttaacgtgcacggtgtaaagcaccgatacacgggatacaactgcattatggcttgaccacgccgtgacgccatcacgtcttaaattgtgtttaaatgtcataagtGTCATGAGATAGACAgaaattcgcagtcaaatccagacactggaagacttgaagaaacatagtgagatacaagagatctgGGTGCGAttccctagctctttgcgaagatacctcttggttctttaacgtgctcggtgtaaagcacc contains:
- the LOC128243681 gene encoding 39S ribosomal protein L3, mitochondrial-like; this translates as MSLAKHVLQIFSQNQCFTANITLRLPRPSVCFAQVRHGHSRTPPRHNKAPWLVKKKTSPLEHDLTPESKAFLRQAALFKYKNTTPSPLRDEPWERNSFTPNTRRTGVIGIKIGVIPQWKRDGTKILCQLVQVVDNHVIRYTPPEQYEKSLGFNPHWRGKGFGSVVVGALSCTPFNFTKAYTNLFLEAGVPPKRIMSRFWITPDAAVQPGTPLSVMHFKPGDYVDVSAKTVARGFQGVVKRWGYKGGPASHGATKFHRKPGSMSAGKQTGMWKGTKMPGLMGNRWRITKGIKIWRINTKLNILYLGTGCPGPHHGYMRIYDTGLRHRQETREERLGPVVMPTFYKDDIKEDIPENIYDDELFNFGDTTIQFTEEKEN